The following is a genomic window from Lysinibacillus sp. G4S2.
TACTGATTGGAGATACGGGGATAGAATTTTTGAGGATGGCCGCCATTCATACCCCATCACCATTATCCACTGCGATGGGGTTGGTTGCGGGTGTAGTTATTGGTCAGATTGCAATTAATGTTGGGCTATTCTCTCCAGAGGTAGTGTTATATACAGCTATTTCAGCTATTCTGACATTTATTATTCCGTCTTATGAGCTAGGTATCTCCATTAAACTATTTAGACTAATGTTATTAATAATGTCTGGTATTTGGGGAGTTAATGGGTTATTTATCGGGATATTTATATTATTTACGTATTTATGTTCATTGCGTCCAATGCAAGCACCATATATGTGGCCACTTATTCCGTTCTTTCCACTTGCGATGCTTCGTGTACTTGTCCGTTTCCCGATGACAGTAGATGCATTAAGACCTTATGTAGTCGATTCTAAACAACGAAAAAGATCATAGGAGCCGTTGCACTCGTTTTTTTCATGTGATAAAGTTCATCTATAGTATTTTGTGATTTTTGCAAAAATTATCTTTATTCAACAAAATGCGACACGGTGTTGAATGAAGTAATCCCTCTAATAAGGATAGCGGGCTAAGATTGCTCCATCCGATTCTAAAATTGAGGTGCAATTTATCACAAGATGGAACGATGTGAAAAGGGAGAGATGCACATGCATTTATATGGAACACAAGCGATTTCTGAAGATGGTCATTTAACGATTGGACAGGTAGATACACTAAAGCTTGCAAAAGAGTATGGTACACCTTTATTTGTGTATGATACTGCGCTTATTCGTAAGCGTGCAAGAAGCTTTATTGATACGTTTAAAAAACTAGGTGTAAAAGCAGAAGTAGCCTATGCTTCAAAAGCATTTGCATGTGTAGCTGTGTACCAATTAGCGGCAGAAGAAAATCTATCTTTAGATGTTGTCTCTGGGGGAGAATTATTTACAGCTTTAAAAGCTGGATTCCCTGCGGAGCGCATTCATTTCCATGGCAATAATAAAAGCATTGCTGAATTAGAATTAGCCTTTGACTCGAAAATTGGTTGTATTGTCGTGGATAACTTCTATGAAATTCAGCTTTTACAAGAAATTTCAGAGCGCCGTCAACAAAAAATGCGTATTTTACTTCGTGTCACACCAGGAGTTGAGGCGCATACGCATGACTTCATTACGACAGGTCAAGCTGATTCTAAATTTGGCTTCGACTTAAATAATGGTCAAGCAGATGAAGCTTTCAAACAAACTTTTAACCATGAATACCTAGAACTTCTAGGATTACACTGCCATATTGGCTCTCAAATTTTTGACACAGCGGGCTTTGGCTTAGCAGGAGAAAAATTAATTGATAAAATTTCTGATTGGAACAAGTCTCACGATTTTACATGTACTGTGTTAAACTTAGGAGGGGGCTTCGGAATTCGTTATACAGAGGAAGATGCACCGCTTGAGCCACAAGTATATGTAGAGGATATGATTACAGTTGTAAAAAACAAAGCGACTGTACTTGGTCTAACTATGCCTGAAATTTGGATTGAACCAGGGCGATCACTTGTAGGTGATGCAGGAACTTCACTTTATACAATTGGTTCACAAAAAACAGTACCTAATGTTCGTAAATATATTGCTGTAGATGGTGGCATGAGTGATAATATCCGTCCGGCATTATATGATGCGAAGTATGAGGCGGTCATTGCAAGTAAGGTAAATGAATCAAAAAATGAGACATATACAGTGGCTGGTAAGCTTTGTGAATCAGGCG
Proteins encoded in this region:
- the lysA gene encoding diaminopimelate decarboxylase, with translation MHLYGTQAISEDGHLTIGQVDTLKLAKEYGTPLFVYDTALIRKRARSFIDTFKKLGVKAEVAYASKAFACVAVYQLAAEENLSLDVVSGGELFTALKAGFPAERIHFHGNNKSIAELELAFDSKIGCIVVDNFYEIQLLQEISERRQQKMRILLRVTPGVEAHTHDFITTGQADSKFGFDLNNGQADEAFKQTFNHEYLELLGLHCHIGSQIFDTAGFGLAGEKLIDKISDWNKSHDFTCTVLNLGGGFGIRYTEEDAPLEPQVYVEDMITVVKNKATVLGLTMPEIWIEPGRSLVGDAGTSLYTIGSQKTVPNVRKYIAVDGGMSDNIRPALYDAKYEAVIASKVNESKNETYTVAGKLCESGDKLIIDAKLQEATSGEVLAIFCTGAYGYSMASNYNRVPRPAVVFVENGKHQLVIRRESYEDIVQNDLPLTLKKGE